Within Mytilus edulis chromosome 10, xbMytEdul2.2, whole genome shotgun sequence, the genomic segment CAGATACGTCATGACATTCGTGCACACCGTGTAGTTACAATACAATAATCAAATCTTTTCATAACGTGTTATGACATCAAAGTTCTAAATTTTAACAGcattttattattacaaaaaagttaaaacatttaaTCGCAACGTGTGATATTTCAACAGAGTCTTATATATGGTTGTGAAATGTCCTGGACGGCTTTGGCGTTAGAATTTCTAAGAAACATATCGTCTATTATTTTCccttaaagtaaaattaatatgaTATTTCCCCCTTTTTAGACAATGTCCAATTGATGGCGGTGATCTTGGAAAAACGCTAGGAAGATGTGAGAAGGTTTGTGATGGCAATTATGTTAACGTAACAGCTGTGAATGTGCAAATGGTGGACGAAAAAACACAAAACTTTAGATGGAGCAAATGTTATGTTATACGTCCATGGGAACAGAAAGTTTACTACATGAAGTGCAAGTAAGTAGTAATATCACACAAAGCTGTATTTTCGGATAaacctttttcaattttcaattattATCATCATTGCAGTAGTGGTAGtataaaaaacaccaaaaatgtTCACATGTATCGATTATAATACTTCGTTTGATATCATATCAACctttattctctatttatttGTCAAGTTTACTTAATGGTAAATGATGAGGTTCAGGCTCATCTTCTTAAATACTTTAATATGCTTGATGAAAATTGAAGATTAAAGGCTTCTTTATCTAAATCCAacacagttattttattttttttattttcagaagtGATCGACCTACTTTTGAGAGCAGTTCATTTAAGTGTGTTCCAGACAACTTTATCAGACGAAGGGTTGCTGTTTTCTGTCCAGAATTTAAAGAGCACCAATGTCAAAAAGTGGACCTCGAATTACCAACTAATTGTGCTGCAAGCCGATTTGAATGTGTCCAACCGAAGAAAACAAAGCAACAAAGCGTAGACAGCTTTTTTGATTCATTGTTTTTGTAGTTCAGTCTTTTAAAGAACTATCCGCACGGTGTGCTGCAGGTCAAATCTAATGGTGTCATAAAAACCATTCTGAACAGACGAAACAGATGAAATGCCTTAAATTGTGACCTCACATATtagaaaattttgtattttctttttaaatccatGCAGACTgtgatattttgttgttttttgtaataTTGTGCACATCATCATCCATTATGCCATGTTCTTGTAAAAGTGACTAATGTATATagataaaatatcatattttatatatctGTGTCTGGTAGTTTCTTTTCCCCCCGTGTAGAATAGTTAGTAATTGACATTAGTTAAAGAGATTTTATTACGAATCAAGATCCCATTTTTCATCAGTTGATCTAATTTTCCATTATAACAGATAGCATGTCTTGcgagaggtttggcatgccattaaaccaggtttaatcctaaatttttatcttaaaatgcccGGTACCAAGTTagcaatatgacagttattatcaaatagtttgttgtatgtgtgttggcgtttgttttttgtgttaaatTGTGAAGTGGTTTAATAATTACATGCAGTTATCTAATCCGAAATTACTCTGATGTCCAAcgactgttttgccagacaagctggggccgtgagACGTCAGAGCTCCTCCCTTTTTAAAAAGTTGATACTTGCCCGTCCAAAATGGATGTGCTGCTTCGTTGCTTTTTGGGCccactgacggccttggaataaTATAAATCGAGcgtcaatctgttcatttttcatttagtCACCCTTCATTTTCCCctattttaacagtttttacAGTGACGCATCAATTCTgtcattttaacttttattttgaaagattttcaTGTGATCCACAAGAAAAAGTAAGGCACAACGTATTATGGGAGCTGATGACCCTAGGTCAATATGAATACATAATCTAACACCTCGTTCATTAACGATGCAAGTAAGGTCCAAGTGCTTCCGATTGTTATCAGGGTTGGCTACTAAATGTTAAATAacgatctcctgtaaaggaggtgaagAAATATACCTAAATATTTGCATAATTTCAGTCTCGAGGCCGCCaactctctcgtaacttgacgtctatttgaaaatgaaagtcaaaatgctGGAATCGATAGGTCactgtgaaaattgttaaaatagggAAAATAATGGgcggcaggtaggtgaaacttacatgaatgaagagataaatgaacaatgaacagattgatgaccgatttatataattccaaggccgtcagcaACGAAGCAGCGCATCCCCTTTAgacgggcaaatatccactttagccgttggacgtcagagtattAAATCTCGAACTAGTAGTTATCTACACGACGTGGATTATGCCTAGGattgacttttttaaaaattaatttcaaacaaCTGATTTGCGAGTTATTGAATCAACCAGTAATATTTTATCCCATATTGTTCCATTGCTTTTCTCGTACTTTTTGTGTGTTTCCATCGGGTTTAGTCTGTAATCTATATTTGTTTTCGCCGAAGCGAGTTATGACTTTTAAACTTTATATGCAAAATGAAGTTAAGGAATTTCTTTCGACAACAGATGCTAGTagataaaattataagaaatctTCAGTCGCACAAAGCAAGTGGTATTGTTGAGATTCCCAATGAATTTTTAAAGTTTGGTGGCGATGCTCTTTTGGATTTACTTGTTGATCTTTTCACCATTATTACTGACCTTGAAACTGTACCTGATGATTTGCAAAATTGCATCATTAAATCCCTACTCAAAGCTGGGTCTGTCTATGATATTGATAACTATAAGTGGATTACCTTAACGTCTAATGTGAACAAGGTATATTCGAAAATTTTTGAGGAATCTGTAAAGACCTACTTAGAAGAAAATAATATTGTTACAAGGGGGCGAGTAGGGGTCGTGTGTACTTTTAACTCCGTATGATTGCTTAATGATAGTGTTCCTCTACTTAGTCTTGTTTTAAGTGTAGTTTGTTGACTCCAGCATAATCATATATAAAATGATGAATTCAGCGTAAAAGAATGACTTTTATTCTTGTCCagtatgcatatacatgtatatatatatctcaatAAATAACTCATGCATATATCAGCAATAACATAGTATAATCATCAATTGGAATAGTAAGATGCTGGCCTTCGGAATCCCAGATGTAACTTTAATATACCGATTTACAAGACTTTATCCTATCAATCATACAataatgagagaatgaaatatacTTATTTCATTAAATTACGATATTAGAAAGTTGTCAACGTGGTGGGACATCGTATCTTTACATctttaataattgtataatttgccaaaaactgCTATTAGAAATTGTAAACACTGAACTGGTTCCGCATCTTGTTTTAATATGAAGCCACTTCCTGTTGAAGACCTGCTTAAACgggaatatttataaaaaaaatttgtggtTCCTGGACGTCCTTATGTAAGCTTTTAGTTTAATATTCTTAAAGATGTAAGAAGATAAATATAGACTTGAAATGCTATCGCATAGCTTATAGACCTAACAGCCTATTCATTTCTGccagtgatttttccttaaaattttgtgtgaaggtatttcatgatttgaagaataaaatatgatgaaaaaattgggggtcatcgacttagttttgtcgctatagcaacctcagtttcgtgttttctagaatattaacataatatttgcttgttatataaactctccaaaaaataatttatatcaaagcTACAAACATAATTCTTGTTTCACATTAAACAGTAGGTTTGTATCAATCAAATACAAGTTCAAGAGTTTAAGATtcatattgttttgatcttttaatatataatttatttcattCCCGACAAAAATAAAgcgtaaaaatgaaaaaaacgtttccagtattaaaaaatatctaccagtgatttctCCATAATAATTTCAAGAAGAAAAGTGCCACGTGTACTCttcaaataaagcaaaaaagtatatgtcaccgacctttcaaaaaagttatgagtaattttcatgtttttttctcgttcgttttgaagaaaagagttgtctttcttcagaacattccatctgacgtcatagtacaaactttccttgctggtgtactatttgaaaaaaatcgcaaattggacgtttgaaacccacatttaaatttccaagaataaCAACTATATTCAGCTACTTTATTATCCGATAATACAATAGAATAAATGCATGTGTTAGTATCAGACATATGATGTTGTTGCCGCACAATATTAACCGTCAGAAACACCATCAATTGTTTGAAATAATCTTT encodes:
- the LOC139490807 gene encoding uncharacterized protein; translated protein: MMTMFIVWFAVLGVTGAYKCMDPPEMHWPDKVRICDGEFGNSPGCNDDYTIPYNHNHIESALQADRDLLSFVEDSCKIYSPELPLEYEQCPIDGGDLGKTLGRCEKVCDGNYVNVTAVNVQMVDEKTQNFRWSKCYVIRPWEQKVYYMKCKSDRPTFESSSFKCVPDNFIRRRVAVFCPEFKEHQCQKVDLELPTNCAASRFECVQPKKTKQQSVDSFFDSLFL